A stretch of Blautia liquoris DNA encodes these proteins:
- a CDS encoding sugar transferase has product MYRKFNSGWMKHYDFILWDIICVEIAYWLACLLRDGRGLFGEDEYRTVACVLIFIEILVGVSFPSYKNILKRGYLKELKAVIIHTSEVWAVLSILLYLLRIAPQFSRAVFLLGWALHIVFSYMVRNVWKKVLTIYFAENGNRSFVIVTTSEYATKTVDVIKKNNTYGLKITGLILLDRNCVGDYFSGIPAVAYKDDAEEYLLKNWVDEVFVNIPERQKLPTELIEICEMMGITVHLRIARIDELQSTKKIVQSMAGYTVITSTVNTLDTRQAILKRLMDICGGLAGSFIALLLFVFLAPIIFVKSPGPIFFAQMRIGKNGRIFKMYKFRSMYMDAEERKKELMKQNKIKDGMMFKMDNDPRIIKGIGHFIRNHSLDEFPQFFNVLKGDMSLVGTRPPTIDEWEKYSPRHRIRMAAKPGITGMWQISGRSDITDFEDVVKLDEDYIRTWSFGLDFKIILKTVKGMVSGDGAS; this is encoded by the coding sequence ATGTATAGAAAATTTAACAGCGGCTGGATGAAACATTATGATTTCATTCTCTGGGATATTATCTGTGTTGAAATCGCGTATTGGCTGGCCTGCCTGCTCCGGGATGGCAGGGGGCTGTTCGGGGAAGATGAGTATCGAACGGTTGCGTGTGTTCTTATCTTTATCGAAATTCTGGTTGGTGTTTCATTTCCAAGTTACAAAAATATATTGAAGCGCGGATACCTAAAAGAATTAAAAGCAGTTATTATACATACCAGTGAAGTCTGGGCAGTCCTGTCGATTTTATTATATTTACTGAGAATTGCGCCACAGTTTTCAAGAGCCGTCTTCCTGTTGGGATGGGCATTACATATCGTATTCAGTTATATGGTTCGAAATGTCTGGAAAAAGGTACTTACCATATATTTTGCAGAGAATGGAAATCGTTCTTTTGTTATTGTCACGACTAGTGAGTATGCGACAAAGACCGTAGACGTCATTAAAAAAAACAATACCTATGGACTAAAGATCACCGGCCTGATTCTTCTCGACCGCAATTGCGTAGGAGATTATTTCTCCGGTATTCCGGCCGTTGCTTACAAAGATGATGCGGAAGAGTACCTCTTAAAGAACTGGGTGGATGAGGTGTTTGTGAACATTCCGGAAAGACAGAAGCTGCCGACAGAACTGATTGAGATTTGTGAAATGATGGGAATCACCGTTCACTTACGAATTGCAAGAATCGATGAACTTCAGTCAACGAAAAAGATCGTTCAGAGTATGGCAGGCTATACGGTCATCACAAGCACGGTTAACACGCTGGATACCCGCCAGGCGATATTGAAGCGTCTGATGGATATCTGCGGAGGTCTTGCCGGATCTTTTATCGCTCTTTTGTTGTTCGTTTTTTTAGCTCCAATTATCTTTGTCAAATCTCCGGGACCGATTTTCTTTGCTCAGATGCGCATCGGTAAGAACGGACGGATCTTTAAGATGTACAAGTTTCGAAGCATGTATATGGATGCGGAAGAACGAAAAAAAGAGCTGATGAAACAAAACAAGATCAAAGATGGGATGATGTTCAAGATGGACAACGATCCCAGAATTATCAAGGGAATCGGACACTTCATCCGAAATCACAGCCTGGATGAATTCCCACAGTTCTTCAATGTCTTAAAAGGCGATATGAGTCTGGTAGGCACAAGGCCGCCGACCATCGATGAATGGGAAAAGTATTCACCGAGGCATCGAATCCGCATGGCCGCAAAGCCGGGAATCACCGGGATGTGGCAGATCAGCGGCAGAAGCGATATCACGGACTTTGAGGACGTTGTTAAGTTAGATGAAGACTATATCAGGACATGGAGTTTTGGGTTGGATTTTAAGATTATCCTTAAGACGGTTAAGGGGATGGTTTCGGGGGATGGGGCTTCATAA
- a CDS encoding immunoglobulin-like domain-containing protein, translating into MRRGVTAVMTVLCVLMGVGLGAIYVTKDNKGPEITIPDGNKSYVEGTDTKDLLKGVKAKDKREGDVTKTLMIEAVRPNADRTKAVVVYVAKDSKNNVTKKSRTVDYRTAEAADSSEPEADEKEPEPTQEPQPDDTQPADVPAVPDPANEPQTDGEAANAEAIKNLPNGSPEIQLVQYEISVPLGSAFKPLTYVKSIVDDVDEKDSLYQRVQIDGEVNTAAAGNYELHYHVVDSAGNSSNVAVLKVTVQ; encoded by the coding sequence ATGAGACGAGGAGTAACAGCGGTAATGACGGTGCTGTGCGTTCTGATGGGCGTTGGCCTGGGAGCGATTTATGTCACAAAGGACAATAAAGGACCGGAGATTACAATACCAGATGGGAACAAATCTTACGTAGAAGGAACCGATACGAAAGATCTGCTGAAGGGAGTGAAAGCAAAAGACAAGCGGGAAGGCGACGTCACGAAAACCCTGATGATCGAAGCAGTACGTCCGAATGCAGACAGGACAAAAGCTGTTGTTGTATATGTGGCAAAAGACAGCAAGAATAATGTGACCAAGAAATCTAGAACGGTCGATTACCGCACGGCTGAAGCCGCAGACAGTTCGGAACCTGAAGCCGATGAAAAGGAACCGGAACCGACACAGGAACCTCAGCCCGATGACACTCAGCCTGCAGATGTGCCCGCAGTACCGGACCCTGCGAATGAGCCGCAGACAGACGGGGAAGCGGCGAATGCGGAGGCGATCAAAAATCTTCCAAATGGAAGTCCGGAGATTCAGCTGGTACAGTATGAGATCTCGGTGCCTCTGGGAAGTGCATTCAAACCGCTGACCTATGTAAAGAGCATTGTGGATGATGTCGATGAAAAAGACAGTCTTTACCAGAGAGTACAGATTGACGGCGAGGTAAATACGGCTGCGGCAGGAAATTATGAACTACACTACCATGTCGTGGACAGTGCCGGCAATTCATCCAATGTAGCGGTACTGAAAGTAACGGTTCAATAA
- a CDS encoding polysaccharide biosynthesis tyrosine autokinase has protein sequence MTEVNQVRVKHDKMGYQVSEAYKSLRTNLQFCGEDKKVIAVTSCTPNEGKSSVSMQLSISLAESGKKVLLIDADLRKSVLVGRTVVSQKGIMGLTHYLSGQCSIQDTICQTNVKNFHLIYSGPFPPNPAELLGGTKFKTTIEALRKVYDYIVIDTPPLGSVIDAAIVADICDGSIMVIESGLISYRFAQEVKGQLEKSNSPILGVILNKVDVQKHSHGQYYGKYYGEYGKNQESK, from the coding sequence ATGACAGAAGTGAATCAGGTAAGAGTAAAACATGACAAGATGGGATACCAAGTGTCGGAGGCTTACAAATCTCTGCGTACAAACCTTCAGTTCTGCGGGGAAGATAAGAAAGTAATTGCGGTTACAAGTTGTACACCAAACGAGGGAAAGAGCAGTGTGTCGATGCAGCTGTCGATCTCTCTTGCGGAAAGCGGGAAGAAAGTTCTTCTGATCGATGCGGACCTCAGAAAATCAGTGTTGGTGGGAAGAACGGTGGTCTCTCAGAAAGGAATTATGGGCCTGACGCATTATCTCTCGGGACAATGCAGTATCCAGGATACGATATGCCAGACCAATGTGAAGAACTTTCATCTGATCTACTCCGGCCCATTCCCGCCGAACCCGGCAGAACTGCTGGGCGGGACGAAATTTAAAACGACCATAGAAGCCTTGCGAAAGGTCTATGACTATATTGTCATCGATACGCCGCCTCTTGGAAGCGTGATCGATGCGGCGATCGTGGCGGATATCTGCGACGGATCTATCATGGTGATCGAATCCGGTTTAATCAGCTATCGGTTTGCACAGGAAGTCAAAGGTCAGCTCGAAAAGAGTAATTCACCGATTCTGGGTGTGATCTTGAATAAGGTCGATGTGCAGAAACACAGTCATGGACAGTACTATGGCAAGTATTACGGAGAATATGGGAAAAATCAGGAGAGCAAGTGA
- a CDS encoding YveK family protein — MESNQQDNDVIEINLVELIKELWDNKGMIFLSALTLMLMFMLVTKVFITPKYTSTTKLYVLTKQDSNTVTNGDLQAGAMLTKDYMELIKSRQVTESVINDLNLDITDEELLGKMDVTTPTDTRVITIKVSDDDPYEASKIANAVRNEAAEHIQKVMNTEAVNVVEQANIPDTPDSPSMKKNAVIGAFLGAVAAIAIVLINYMSNDTIKTSEDVERYLNLSTMGVIPLEDGNQKKKKNKKARRK; from the coding sequence ATGGAATCAAATCAACAGGACAATGACGTAATTGAGATTAATCTGGTAGAGTTAATCAAAGAACTGTGGGACAACAAGGGAATGATCTTCTTGTCGGCTCTCACACTGATGCTGATGTTTATGCTTGTGACAAAGGTCTTCATCACGCCAAAATACACCTCTACTACCAAACTGTACGTTCTGACTAAGCAGGACAGCAACACCGTGACGAATGGCGATCTGCAGGCAGGTGCTATGCTCACGAAAGATTATATGGAGCTCATCAAAAGCCGTCAGGTGACCGAGAGTGTCATCAACGATCTGAATCTGGATATCACAGATGAGGAACTGCTGGGTAAGATGGACGTCACCACGCCAACGGATACCCGTGTGATCACGATCAAAGTTTCTGATGATGACCCCTATGAGGCCAGCAAGATTGCAAATGCCGTGAGGAATGAAGCGGCGGAACATATACAAAAGGTTATGAATACCGAGGCTGTCAATGTGGTGGAACAGGCCAACATTCCGGATACGCCGGATAGCCCGAGCATGAAGAAAAATGCCGTGATCGGTGCATTTCTAGGGGCAGTTGCGGCAATCGCGATTGTTCTGATTAATTATATGAGCAATGACACGATCAAGACGTCAGAAGATGTAGAACGGTACCTGAACTTGAGTACGATGGGTGTAATTCCGCTTGAGGACGGAAATCAAAAAAAGAAAAAGAATAAGAAAGCGCGCAGGAAATAA
- a CDS encoding CpsB/CapC family capsule biosynthesis tyrosine phosphatase produces MDNIYDIHCHILPEVDDGSRSMDESIQMLKKQYKDGVRTIILTPHYRKHMFETPEEKIVQKFGSLQQVAARKVSKDLRLFLGCELHTSMDMSELFEIRKHLTLAGSSFVLTEFSNSDSEEYIKERCYQLLSNGYQPILAHIERYEATYKDLDFVDELRQMGAAVQVNAESIIGKSGHGVKKYCKRLMKENLLDFVGSDSHRSDQRIPRMGECAAYMQKKMGTTYTRHILEENPSEILKENH; encoded by the coding sequence ATGGACAATATATACGATATTCACTGCCATATTCTGCCAGAGGTAGATGACGGCTCCAGATCAATGGATGAGAGTATTCAGATGTTGAAGAAACAGTATAAGGACGGCGTTCGTACTATCATTCTTACTCCACATTACAGAAAACATATGTTTGAGACACCCGAAGAGAAAATTGTACAGAAATTTGGATCTCTTCAGCAAGTTGCTGCCAGAAAGGTTTCGAAAGACTTGAGACTTTTCCTGGGGTGTGAGCTACACACCAGCATGGATATGTCAGAGCTTTTTGAAATTAGAAAACATCTGACACTTGCTGGTTCTTCTTTTGTTCTGACCGAGTTCTCCAATTCAGATTCAGAAGAATACATCAAGGAGAGATGCTATCAGCTGCTGTCGAATGGCTATCAGCCGATCCTGGCACATATCGAGCGATACGAGGCGACATATAAAGATCTGGATTTTGTGGACGAACTCAGGCAGATGGGAGCAGCAGTCCAGGTCAATGCCGAGAGTATCATAGGAAAATCTGGCCATGGGGTAAAGAAATATTGTAAAAGGCTGATGAAAGAGAATCTTCTCGATTTTGTGGGCAGTGATTCTCACAGAAGCGATCAGAGAATTCCCCGGATGGGGGAATGTGCAGCCTATATGCAAAAGAAGATGGGAACTACCTATACAAGGCACATTCTGGAAGAGAACCCGTCAGAAATACTAAAGGAAAATCACTAG
- the ltrA gene encoding group II intron reverse transcriptase/maturase, whose amino-acid sequence METGHGTKYRQLHIEDYLRMVSAEQKEQAGVYAQGRITGNPDTNTDFWMDNLLDTILRSDNLNAAYKKVKANKGAGGIDGMQVDELLPYLREHQGELVRQVREGKYKPNPVRRVEIPKEEKDKVRKLGIPTVVDRVIQQAIAQELTPIYEEQFSDNSFGFRPGRSAHDALERCRKYINEGYIYAVSMDLQTYFDTVNHSKLIEVLSRTVKDGRVISLIHKYLNAGIMEDGGFQETTEGVQQGSPLSPLCGNVMLNELDKELERRGHKYVRYADDCLILCKSRKSAERTLENIVPFITRKLFLKVNLQKTTISHISKIKYLGYGFYRYKGKCRMRVHPKSVAKMKNQLRELTIRGNKWSNSEREEKLRSYVNGWINYYRYADMKSLMEQTDKWLRHRIRAVYWKQWKKVRTRYKMLRALYLSERKVHEMANCRKGVWRAAAMLNSALTKTIIVDRLGYPCMSAHYLKARVNY is encoded by the coding sequence ATGGAAACCGGACATGGAACTAAGTACAGACAACTTCATATTGAGGACTACCTGCGGATGGTATCTGCGGAACAGAAAGAACAGGCAGGAGTGTACGCCCAAGGAAGGATTACCGGGAACCCTGACACCAACACGGATTTTTGGATGGACAATCTGCTGGACACCATACTTAGAAGCGACAATCTCAACGCCGCATATAAGAAGGTGAAAGCAAACAAGGGAGCCGGTGGTATCGACGGAATGCAGGTGGATGAACTTCTGCCCTATCTGAGAGAACACCAAGGCGAGCTTGTCCGGCAGGTGAGGGAAGGAAAATATAAGCCAAACCCAGTCCGAAGGGTAGAAATACCCAAAGAGGAGAAAGACAAAGTGAGGAAGTTGGGGATACCCACCGTGGTGGACAGGGTAATCCAGCAGGCAATCGCACAGGAACTGACCCCTATTTACGAGGAACAGTTTTCAGACAACAGTTTCGGATTTCGACCCGGCAGAAGTGCGCATGACGCACTGGAAAGATGTAGGAAATACATCAACGAAGGATATATCTATGCAGTCAGCATGGATTTACAAACCTATTTCGACACGGTGAATCACAGCAAACTGATAGAGGTGCTGTCGAGGACGGTAAAGGACGGGAGGGTGATCTCGCTGATACATAAATATCTGAATGCCGGGATAATGGAGGACGGAGGTTTCCAGGAAACGACAGAGGGCGTGCAGCAAGGCAGCCCGTTAAGTCCGCTATGTGGAAATGTTATGCTAAACGAACTGGATAAGGAACTGGAACGCAGAGGGCATAAATACGTGAGATATGCCGACGACTGCCTGATTCTGTGCAAAAGCAGGAAAAGTGCAGAGCGGACGCTGGAAAACATTGTGCCATTTATCACGAGGAAACTGTTTCTGAAAGTCAACCTCCAGAAAACGACGATAAGCCATATCAGCAAAATAAAATACCTCGGCTACGGCTTTTACCGCTATAAAGGGAAATGCCGTATGAGGGTACATCCCAAATCGGTGGCAAAAATGAAGAACCAGCTAAGGGAACTGACGATCAGAGGAAACAAGTGGAGCAATTCGGAAAGAGAAGAGAAACTCCGAAGCTATGTGAATGGGTGGATTAACTATTACCGATATGCGGACATGAAAAGTCTGATGGAACAGACGGACAAGTGGCTGCGCCACAGAATCCGGGCGGTGTACTGGAAGCAATGGAAAAAGGTGCGCACGAGGTACAAAATGCTCCGGGCACTATACCTGTCAGAACGGAAAGTACACGAAATGGCGAATTGTCGGAAAGGAGTGTGGAGAGCGGCGGCAATGCTGAACTCTGCACTCACAAAAACAATCATAGTGGACAGACTCGGCTATCCTTGTATGTCTGCCCACTATCTGAAAGCACGTGTAAACTATTGA
- a CDS encoding ABC transporter permease, protein MLNTINSLLIAAVLAGTPLLLGALGEILTEKAGNLNLGVEGMMFMGALSGLAGSYSYEQAVIQSGGTPNGTVSALIALLASFLAGAIGALIYSFLTITLRANQNVTGLTLTIFGTGFANFFGEYLGQKAGGYVAVSAVTKAAFSKLHIPVLSDLPVVGKLLFQYNWMVYLAVCLALVMAWFFQKSGVGLNLRAVGEDPAAADAAGIDITRYKYAATVIGGGICGIGGMYMSMVTTSGVWVHGCVSGYGWLAVALVIFATWRPIKGILVALIFGGLTILRMYVNIPGLPAQIYDMLPYVATIVVLVVTSMRQSREHAQPKSCGVNYFREER, encoded by the coding sequence ATGCTTAACACAATCAACAGCTTACTGATAGCAGCAGTTCTGGCCGGAACGCCTCTTCTGCTCGGAGCGCTAGGAGAAATACTGACAGAAAAAGCCGGGAATCTGAATCTGGGCGTGGAAGGGATGATGTTCATGGGGGCGTTAAGTGGTCTGGCCGGTTCTTATTCTTATGAACAGGCCGTCATCCAATCAGGCGGTACACCAAATGGAACCGTGTCGGCGCTTATTGCGCTGCTGGCATCTTTTCTTGCCGGAGCCATCGGAGCCCTGATCTATAGTTTCCTCACAATCACCCTTCGCGCAAATCAGAATGTAACCGGTCTGACCTTGACCATATTCGGAACCGGATTTGCGAACTTTTTTGGGGAATATCTGGGACAGAAAGCAGGAGGGTACGTTGCAGTCAGCGCTGTGACAAAAGCAGCATTTTCAAAATTACATATCCCGGTTCTCTCCGATCTTCCGGTTGTCGGAAAACTTCTCTTTCAATATAACTGGATGGTTTATCTGGCTGTCTGCCTGGCACTTGTCATGGCATGGTTCTTTCAGAAATCCGGTGTGGGGCTGAATCTTCGGGCTGTGGGTGAAGATCCCGCGGCAGCTGACGCGGCGGGAATAGATATCACCAGGTACAAGTACGCCGCAACAGTCATAGGCGGCGGAATCTGTGGCATCGGCGGCATGTATATGAGTATGGTGACTACCTCCGGTGTCTGGGTACATGGATGCGTCAGCGGATATGGATGGCTTGCAGTTGCACTGGTCATATTCGCAACCTGGCGTCCAATCAAAGGAATACTCGTCGCACTGATCTTTGGGGGACTCACCATTCTGCGTATGTACGTGAATATACCCGGACTTCCCGCACAGATCTACGACATGCTGCCCTACGTTGCCACAATCGTAGTACTCGTGGTGACTAGCATGAGACAAAGCAGAGAACATGCCCAGCCGAAGAGCTGCGGGGTGAATTACTTCAGGGAAGAAAGATAA
- a CDS encoding ABC transporter permease encodes MQVSSSKGKEPWIRMVKRDTVPSQKAWGIRAIAFLLSLTTGAFFILALGHNPLTVYKAMIVGAWGSPTVIRETIKLTVPLLITAIGISLSFKMKFWNIGGEGQILAGAVAAGAFGLFTADIFPKIPLVILMLLAGMTAGGLYGLLPAVCKARWDTNETLFTLMLNYIALAFIKYLMNGPWKAPGSSFPKIAMLVPGARLKKVLGVHWGWILALLLVVAAYIYLNKTKQGFEISVVGDSENTARYVGINVGKVYTRTMFLSGALCGLAGMLQFAGADYTITEGTAGGVGFTAITVAWLAKMNPFGMLGVSVFIAMLQRGSNTIQTNFKIPASASDLLIGIILFFMLGCEFFISYRLIFRGKEENGHA; translated from the coding sequence ATGCAGGTAAGTTCATCCAAGGGAAAAGAACCGTGGATTCGTATGGTAAAGCGAGATACCGTTCCTTCCCAAAAGGCATGGGGGATTCGCGCAATTGCATTTCTCCTCTCCCTCACAACAGGTGCATTCTTCATTCTGGCACTGGGACACAATCCGCTGACCGTTTACAAGGCGATGATCGTCGGCGCATGGGGATCACCTACCGTGATACGCGAGACCATAAAACTCACAGTGCCTCTCTTGATTACGGCGATAGGCATCTCCTTATCCTTCAAGATGAAGTTTTGGAATATCGGCGGGGAGGGACAGATTCTTGCGGGAGCCGTGGCAGCCGGAGCCTTCGGCCTGTTTACCGCTGATATCTTCCCCAAAATACCGCTGGTAATTCTGATGCTTCTCGCGGGAATGACTGCAGGTGGATTATACGGCCTTCTTCCGGCCGTGTGCAAGGCAAGATGGGATACGAATGAGACGTTATTCACTCTGATGCTCAATTATATTGCGCTGGCATTCATCAAATACCTGATGAACGGACCATGGAAAGCACCGGGAAGCAGCTTTCCCAAGATTGCCATGCTGGTGCCGGGTGCCAGACTGAAAAAAGTACTGGGTGTACACTGGGGATGGATTCTGGCACTTCTTCTGGTGGTGGCAGCCTACATCTATCTCAATAAGACAAAGCAGGGATTTGAAATATCGGTTGTCGGTGACAGCGAGAACACGGCCCGCTACGTGGGAATAAATGTGGGAAAAGTTTACACCCGCACGATGTTTTTATCCGGTGCGTTATGCGGACTTGCGGGAATGCTTCAGTTTGCAGGGGCCGATTATACGATCACAGAGGGAACAGCCGGCGGGGTGGGATTCACTGCCATCACCGTGGCATGGCTTGCGAAGATGAATCCATTCGGAATGCTCGGTGTCTCTGTATTCATCGCTATGCTGCAAAGAGGGTCGAATACCATTCAGACGAACTTTAAAATACCGGCGTCGGCATCGGATCTGCTGATCGGAATCATCCTGTTTTTCATGCTGGGATGCGAATTCTTCATCTCCTATCGGCTGATTTTTCGGGGAAAGGAGGAGAATGGACATGCTTAA
- a CDS encoding ABC transporter ATP-binding protein: MQHVTKTFGKVTANKDVSLELRNGEILALLGENGSGKTTLMNMLSGIYFPDHGEIEIHGEPVTIRSPKDAYDLGIGMVHQHFKLVDVMTAAENIVLGLGKKGTVNRGRINQQVLELASRYGFEVDPAKKIYNMSVSEKQTVEILKVLFRGADILILDEPTAVLTPQEIEKLFTVLGNMKKDGKSIIIITHKLGEVMTISDRVAILRKGEYIGTADTGSTNQQELMEMMVGRPISLAIERPRSTGKETRLEVIGLTCLNGEGVNALDNVSFTTYSGEILGVAGIAGSGQKELCEAIVGLCPTIAGSVLYSGACQDGECVKRERILGLKPDEIVKKGISMAFVPEDRLGMGLVADMDMTDNVMLRNYKENKGPFVDRKTPRKMAKNLIEELDIATPGVDMPVKRMSGGNIQKVLLGREIAFSPSVLIVAYPVRGLDINSSYRIYDLLNVQKKKGVSVIFIGEDLDVLMELSDRIMVLCGGRVSGIVDPRETTKEEIGLMMTHVNEEESVCR, translated from the coding sequence ATGCAGCATGTCACGAAGACCTTTGGGAAGGTAACCGCCAATAAAGATGTGAGCCTGGAATTGAGGAACGGCGAGATCCTGGCACTGCTCGGGGAAAATGGGAGCGGGAAGACGACACTGATGAACATGCTCTCCGGTATCTATTTCCCGGATCACGGCGAGATCGAGATCCATGGAGAGCCGGTGACAATCCGCTCTCCCAAAGATGCCTACGATCTGGGAATCGGAATGGTCCACCAGCATTTTAAACTGGTGGATGTCATGACGGCAGCGGAGAATATTGTACTGGGACTTGGCAAAAAAGGCACGGTAAATCGCGGCAGAATCAACCAGCAAGTTTTAGAACTGGCATCGCGTTACGGATTCGAAGTAGATCCCGCAAAGAAGATATATAACATGTCAGTATCGGAAAAACAGACGGTCGAGATATTGAAAGTGCTTTTCCGTGGGGCAGACATTCTGATTCTGGACGAACCCACTGCTGTACTGACGCCGCAGGAGATCGAGAAGTTATTTACTGTTCTTGGCAATATGAAAAAAGACGGGAAATCGATCATCATTATCACCCATAAACTGGGAGAGGTCATGACGATATCAGACCGTGTCGCGATCTTAAGAAAAGGGGAATACATAGGTACGGCAGATACAGGTTCCACGAACCAGCAAGAACTCATGGAGATGATGGTCGGCCGTCCAATCAGTCTGGCGATTGAAAGACCTAGGAGCACAGGGAAAGAGACAAGGCTTGAAGTCATCGGTCTGACCTGTCTGAATGGAGAGGGAGTAAATGCTCTGGACAATGTCTCCTTTACCACTTACAGCGGTGAGATTCTGGGCGTTGCCGGGATTGCGGGAAGCGGGCAAAAGGAACTCTGCGAGGCTATCGTGGGCCTTTGCCCGACCATAGCCGGATCTGTTCTCTATTCCGGAGCGTGTCAGGACGGGGAATGTGTGAAAAGAGAACGCATCTTAGGCCTGAAACCAGATGAAATTGTAAAAAAAGGCATTTCCATGGCATTTGTCCCGGAGGACAGACTCGGCATGGGTCTTGTGGCCGACATGGATATGACCGACAACGTGATGCTCAGAAATTATAAAGAAAACAAAGGTCCCTTTGTAGACAGAAAAACACCCAGAAAGATGGCCAAAAATCTAATCGAGGAGCTTGATATTGCCACACCGGGAGTCGATATGCCGGTCAAAAGGATGTCAGGCGGTAACATTCAAAAGGTCCTGCTCGGAAGGGAGATTGCGTTCAGCCCATCGGTGCTGATTGTGGCTTACCCGGTGCGCGGGCTGGATATTAATTCCTCTTACCGGATCTATGATCTGTTGAATGTACAGAAGAAAAAAGGGGTATCCGTCATCTTCATCGGAGAAGATCTGGACGTACTGATGGAACTATCTGACCGCATTATGGTCCTCTGCGGCGGCAGGGTCAGTGGTATTGTGGATCCAAGAGAAACCACCAAAGAAGAGATTGGGCTGATGATGACCCATGTAAATGAGGAGGAATCGGTATGCAGGTAA
- a CDS encoding BMP family ABC transporter substrate-binding protein, with product MKKKILSTLLGAALAVSMFAGCGTPASETGNVKSESSKRETSSGIAKEKIKVGFVHVSDPSDMGYTYNQDLGTKEMQKTLGLGDDQIVNKFNVPEGAECDTALRELVDAGCNIIFATSFGFEDYVKGVAAEYPDIQFCHATGNQAKDSGLDNMHNYFASIYEARYLGGIAAGLKTKSNHLGYVAAFPYAEVISGYTAFYLGAKSVNPDVTMDIIYTNTWNDPTVESQVSKALVERGCDVISQHSDSTAPATTAEENDAFQVGYNNDMIEAAPKASLISARIDWGIYVTEAVKDVIEGKEIPVDWCRGLKDDAVYMSPLNTDIAAEGTQEAIDQAAEKIKSGELHVFEGPLGGTDPEGEKIEIAEGDYYKEQEEQSAPSWSYIIDGCNVIE from the coding sequence ATGAAAAAGAAGATTTTAAGTACTTTATTGGGTGCAGCTCTGGCCGTGAGTATGTTTGCAGGCTGCGGCACTCCGGCATCTGAAACAGGAAATGTAAAATCCGAAAGCTCAAAGAGAGAAACATCCTCGGGTATTGCCAAAGAAAAGATCAAAGTCGGATTCGTACATGTTTCGGATCCCAGTGATATGGGATATACCTATAATCAGGATCTTGGAACTAAGGAAATGCAGAAGACACTGGGACTTGGCGATGATCAGATTGTCAATAAGTTTAACGTTCCGGAAGGCGCTGAATGTGACACGGCCTTAAGAGAACTGGTCGACGCAGGCTGTAATATTATATTCGCGACAAGTTTCGGTTTTGAGGACTACGTAAAAGGGGTGGCGGCCGAGTATCCGGACATACAGTTCTGCCATGCAACGGGAAATCAGGCTAAAGACTCCGGACTCGACAATATGCACAACTATTTTGCATCCATCTATGAGGCACGCTATCTGGGCGGCATCGCCGCAGGTCTTAAGACAAAGAGCAATCATCTCGGCTACGTTGCGGCATTTCCTTATGCAGAGGTGATCAGCGGTTATACCGCGTTCTATCTGGGGGCAAAGAGTGTCAACCCGGATGTCACTATGGACATTATTTACACCAACACATGGAATGACCCGACGGTCGAATCCCAGGTATCCAAGGCACTGGTGGAACGCGGATGCGATGTGATTTCCCAGCACTCGGATTCCACGGCTCCGGCGACTACCGCAGAGGAAAATGACGCATTCCAGGTGGGATATAACAACGATATGATCGAGGCGGCACCTAAGGCTTCTCTGATCTCGGCACGTATCGACTGGGGTATCTATGTGACGGAAGCAGTAAAAGATGTCATCGAGGGAAAAGAGATTCCCGTCGACTGGTGCCGGGGACTAAAAGATGACGCTGTCTATATGTCACCGCTGAACACGGATATCGCGGCAGAGGGAACGCAGGAAGCCATCGATCAGGCAGCGGAGAAGATCAAGTCCGGCGAACTTCATGTATTTGAAGGTCCGCTTGGCGGAACAGACCCGGAGGGTGAGAAGATCGAAATTGCCGAAGGCGACTATTATAAAGAACAGGAAGAACAGTCCGCTCCGTCGTGGAGTTACATCATCGATGGATGCAATGTGATCGAGTAA